Proteins found in one Plasmodium relictum strain SGS1 genome assembly, chromosome: 13 genomic segment:
- a CDS encoding cGMP-specific phosphodiesterase, putative, with amino-acid sequence MLIKNNSYNADKTNVENKKSNSLGAKKGLKKFSSLNYFNSNKYVSNISNEVQIKNNIISYFHHDTLNMTFFAKLYKYVPKICGSIDLFFKKNSDEKDFADYLRTDIIRSLRIFCICSIIISLTNTLINVIFFSEIFYFKDKSSKIQFLSIARLIFLPCCIFFLYISTYIKKFLDYLENIISCVFSFMNMSYFITNPCTKFLNTEILDNLCEFSYMLEFSHILELFLLYFALVLFIPIRSIYLWPICATAPIAFSISISFHNIKEKFIYSSFTQSYFSTTLSVIALLGKRMLERKTRLQYINIKNIEEKNELYRKVETENNCSNAYDEVNFFLNATIIKINNVIKFLMLKSQDLYEILLQARIDIEKCIIKLSKIDNLLTVDKNALITNKKEEDTNIVEHLFNIIYTKKNNKKTSMNTYDLHKKVPLSIEEIRLKYNNGYKIQVESYEDIEKFEDAIENLKDGDKINLINDLFKIDLHEKTKKNSRKLNKKNYNNYIKKIKRINCSLNDTFNGIGKDWNFNIFNLHNSLKSNTLIGVGLYFLNNYLEILKCPNYFVYNFLYDVKSSYFSSNKYHNSLHGSDVCQNMICILNNMNIHKFLDMYKQISIVIATLCHDVGHPGLTNSFLIKINHSLSIHYNDVSILESYHSSLTFFYLKKSCNNFLFNLTNDEFGLIRQTVIDLILATDLANHFEFLSIIKIRSKLEDFSILGNESDNINFLKLCIKASDIAHTCKPFNIHLLFVLNLMLESYEQGEKEKIFNIPLMPFYDFNQIDKFPDSQVGFIKFICQDTFLELLHIENVIKTESKKKEINENNDVKSYFEYINKEDKDIIKKENTIIEVFVHSSNSKIFNENKNYSQNTCSNSIKSNSFIQKYCLNNLKYNSNKWENDKNLINIIKFYATGKIKDEDVLKIT; translated from the exons atgtTAATCAAGAATAACTCTTACAATGCTGATAAAACTAatgtagaaaataaaaaaagtaatagtTTAGGAGCTAAAAAAggtttaaaaaaattctcatctttaaattattttaattccAACAAATATGTGTCTAACATTTCAAATGAAGttcaaattaaaaacaatatTATATCCTACTTTCACCATGATACATtgaatat GACATTTTTTgctaaattatataaatatgtacCAAAAATATGTGGTTCTATTGACttgtttttcaaaaaaaatagtgaTGAAAAAGATTTTGCAGATTATTTACGA ACAGATATAATTAGGTCTTTGagaattttttgtatttgtTCCATAATAATATCGTTAACAAATACTTTAATAAATGTGATATTTTTCTCagaaattttctattttaaagataaaagtagtaaaatacaatttttatCAATTGCAAGACTTATATTTTTACCTTGTTGTATTTTCTTCTTATATATAAGCACttatattaaaaagtttttaGATTACTTAGaa aaTATTATATCATGTGTCTTCTCTTTTATGAATATGAGTTATTTTATTACAAATCCTTGTACTAAATTCTTAAATACAGAAATTCTAGATAATTTGTGTGAAtt TTCTTATATGTTAGAATTTTCACATATTctagaattatttttattatattttgctTTGGTATTATTTATTCCTATCCGCTCTATTTATTTATGGCCAATTTGTGCAac AGCACCAATAGCATTTAGCATTTCTATATCATTTcataatattaaagaaaaatttatttatagttCGTTCACTCAGAGCTACTTTTCCACTACTTTATCAGTAATTGCACTATTAg gGAAGAGAATGTTAGAAAGAAAAACTCGTTtacaatatataaatataaaaaatatagaagagAAAAATGAACTATATAGAAAAGTAGAAACT gaaAATAATTGTTCTAATGCTTACGATgaagtaaatttttttttaaatgctacaataattaaaattaacaatgtaattaagtttttaatg ttAAAATCTCAAGATTTGTATGAGATTCTACTGCAAGCAAGAATAGATATAGaaaaatgtattattaaACTTAGCAAAATAGATAATCTATTAACAGTGGATAAAAACGCCTTAATAA ctaataaaaaagaagaagataCAAATATAGTAGAAcatctttttaatataatatacacaaaaaaaaataataaaaaaacatcTATGAACACTTATGATTTGCATAAAAAA gtaCCATTAAGTATTGAAGAAATaagattaaaatataataatggtTACAAAATCCAAGTTGAAAGTTACGAGGACATAGAGAAATTTGAAGATGctatagaaaatttaaaggatggtgataaaattaatttaataaatgatctttttaaaattgatTTACATGAGAAAACTAAAAAGAATTCTAGGAAGTtgaataaaaagaattataataactatattaaaaagataaaaagaattaattgtTCATTAAATGATACATTTAATGGTATAGGAAAAGATTGGAAtttcaatatatttaatcttcataattcattaaaaagcAATACACTTATAGGg gttggattatattttcttaataattatttagaaATATTGAAATGCCCAAATTATTTcgtatataattttttatatgacgTAAAATCGTCTTATTTTTCATCAAATAAATATCATAATTCTTTACATGGTTCTGATGTTTGCCAAAATATGATATGTATactaaataatatgaatatacataaatttcTAGACATGTATAAACAAATAAGTATTGTTATTGCAACTTTATGCCATGATGTTGGTCACCCTGGATTAACAAactcttttttaataaaaataaatcacaGTTTATCCATTCATTATAATGATGTGTCAATATTAGAAAGTTATCATTCTtctttaacttttttttatttaaaaaaatcatgcaataattttttatttaacttaACAAATGATGAATTTGGATTAATTAGACAAACAGTAATTGATTTAATATTAGCAACAGATTTAGCCAATCACTTTgaatttttatctattataaaaataaggaGCAAATTAGAagatttttctattttaggAAATGAAAGTGATAATATCAATTTCCTTAAATTATGTATTAAAGCTTCTGACATAGCTCATACATGCAAACCTTTTAATATTCATTTACTCTTTGTTCTTAATCTAATGTTAGAGTCATATGAGCAaggagaaaaagaaaaaatatttaatataccTTTAATGCCATTTTACGATTTCAATCAGATTGACAAATTTCCTGATTCTCAAGTTGGATTTATTAag ttTATTTGTCAAGACACATTTCTAGAGTTGTTACATATTGAAAATGTAATTAAAActgaaagtaaaaaaaaagaaataaatgaaaataatgatgtGAAAAGTTATTTTGAGTATATCAACAAAGAAGataaagatataataaaaaaagaaaatacaaTTATTGAAGTATTTGTTCATAGTTCTAatagtaaaatatttaatgaaaacaaaaattattcGCAGAATACATGCAGCAACAGTATTAAAAGTAATTCgtttatacaaaaatattgtttaaataatttaaaatataattctaaCAAATGGGAG aatgataaaaatttaatcaaTATTATTAAGTTTTATGCAACTGGAAAAATTAAAGATGAAGATGTATTAAAGATAACTTAa
- a CDS encoding 40S ribosomal protein S8e, putative, giving the protein MGISRDGRHKLRLTGGKKKIHKKKRKYELGRPPSNTKLGSRQVHIVRGRGRNYKYRAIKLDSGSFSWPSFGISKITRIIDVVYNASNNELVRTKTLVKNCIVLIDSHPFTTWYENTFGVPLGKKKKTKAEEEGKEEKKTDEENKEEKKNNEKDKSYAIIKKIGKSKQIDPVLLEQFKQGRVLACISSRPGQCGKADGYIIEGDELLFYKRKMDKKKRN; this is encoded by the exons aTGGGTATTAGTAGAGATGGAAGACACAAGCTTCGCTTAACCGGtggaaaaaagaaaattcataaaaaaaagagaaaatatgAATTAGGTAGACCACCTTCAAATACGAAATTAGGAAGTAGACAAGTTCACATAGTTAGAGGAAGAGGAAGAAATTATAAGTATCGTGCAATTAAGTTAGATTCAGGTAGTTTTTCATGGCCATCTTTTGGTATATCAAAAATCACGAGAATTATTGATGTTGTTTATAATGCATCAAATAATGAACTTGTTAGAACAAAAACATTAGTAAAAAATTGTATTGTTTTAATTGATTCTCATCCATTTACAACATG GTATGAAAATACATTTGGCGTGCCTCTagggaaaaaaaagaagacaAAAGCAGAAGAAGAAGgcaaagaagaaaaaaaaactgatgaagaaaataaagaggaaaaaaaaaataatgaaaaagataaatcttatgcaataattaaaaaaataggaaAATCAAAACAAATTGATCCAGTACTACTTGAACAATTTAAACAAGGAAGAGTTTTAGCTTGTATTAGTAGCAGACCAGGACAATGTGGTAAAGCTGATGGATATATTATTGAAGGAgatgaattattattttacaaGCGTAAAAtggacaaaaaaaaaagaaattaa